In one window of Musa acuminata AAA Group cultivar baxijiao chromosome BXJ3-2, Cavendish_Baxijiao_AAA, whole genome shotgun sequence DNA:
- the LOC135631513 gene encoding putative pentatricopeptide repeat-containing protein At5g40405 has translation MRAGVLDRARMLFEGMPEGNVVTWCAIISGCIQCRRSKEALALFSRMQTDGFEPNDMTLVSVLATCAHLGALEQGKWVHIYMRSNGIKISVFLGTLLIDMYATCGQVELGLKVFEEMQEENLLTYTMMIKGLAMHGRGFEVLRLFSDMEMSGFVPDDVAFIGALCACTHAGLVDQGHEILDSMTRQYGIKTKLEHYGCMVDLLAHNGLLDEARDLVESMPMEPDALVWGALMAGFKVHRNVELAEHAVKHLIRLEPDSSGVYVLLANVYASSGRCDDARKVGLLMKKQVEKTPGCSLVEIGGRIHQFLVGDIAHPQIKDILLKWHEIESRIRLEGYVPDKKAVLLNIDEEEKEDALARHSEKLAIAFVLLST, from the coding sequence ATGCGGGCTGGCGTTCTGGATCGTGCAAGGATGTTGTTTGAGGGAATGCCTGAGGGAAATGTGGTCACATGGTGTGCGATTATCTCCGGGTGCATTCAGTGCAGACGCTCGAAGGAGGCGTTGGCTCTCTTCTCACGGATGCAGACCGACGGGTTTGAGCCAAACGACATGACCCTCGTCAGTGTACTCGCCACCTGCGCTCATCTGGGAGCTCTGGAGCAGGGGAAATGGGTCCATATCTACATGAGGAGTAACGGGATAAAGATCAGTGTGTTCCTGGGCACTTTATTGATCGACATGTATGCCACGTGTGGCCAAGTGGAGTTGGGCTTGAAGGTGTTTGAGGAGATGCAGGAGGAGAACTTGCTAACCTACACAATGATGATAAAAGGGCTCGCCATGCATGGTCGAGGATTCGAGGTGCTACGACTCTTCTCAGATATGGAGATGTCAGGCTTCGTCCCTGATGATGTCGCATTCATTGGCGCCCTTTGTGCATGCACTCATGCAGGGCTGGTTGACCAGGGTCACGAGATCTTAGATTCGATGACCAGGCAGTATGGCATTAAGACAAAGCTCGAGCATTATGGGTGCATGGTTGATCTACTGGCACACAATGGGCTACTCGATGAGGCTCGAGATCTGGTGGAGAGTATGCCAATGGAGCCCGATGCTCTTGTCTGGGGAGCGCTGATGGCTGGTTTCAAGGTTCATAGAAATGTTGAATTGGCAGAGCATGCTGTGAAACACTTGATCCGACTAGAGCCAGATTCTAGCGGGGTTTATGTGCTTTTGGCCAATGTATATGCTTCTTCAGGCAGGTGTGACGATGCCAGGAAGGTGGGACTTCTGATGAAGAAGCAAGTGGAGAAGACCCCAGGATGCAGCCTGGTGGAGATCGGAGGGAGGATTCACCAGTTTTTGGTTGGTGACATTGCTCACCCccagataaaggatatactgctcAAGTGGCACGAGATCGAGAGCCGCATAAGGCTGGAGGGCTATGTGCCAGACAAGAAAGCAGTGTTGCTCAACATCgatgaagaggaaaaagaagatgcaCTTGCTCGTCACAGTGAGAAGTTGGCAATTGCCTTTGTGTTGCTTAGCACCTAG
- the LOC135631087 gene encoding NAD(P)H dehydrogenase (quinone) FQR1 isoform X2 produces the protein MYGHVAKLAEEIKKGSSSVEGVEVKLWQVPETLPEEVLVKMGAPPKSDAPIITPNDLAEADGILFGFPTRFGMMAAQFKAFLDATGGLWRTQALAGKPAGLFFSTGSQGGGQETTPLTAITQLAHHGMIFVPIGYTFGAGMFEMEKVKGGSPYGAGTFAGDGSRFPSELELEQAFHQGKYFASIAKKLKSSS, from the exons ATGTATGGGCATGTTGCAAAGCTAGCAGAAGAAATTAAGAAAGGTTCTTCATCTGTTGAAGGAGTTGAAGTGAAACTTTGGCAG GTTCCTGAGACTCTTCCTGAAGAAGTTCTTGTTAAGATGGGAGCACCTCCTAAGAGCGATGCACCAATCATTACACCAAATGATCTTGCCGAGGCAGATgggattctctttggtttcccaaCAAGGTTTGGCATGATGGCTGCACAGTTTAAAGCTTTTCTTGATGCAACTGGAGGTCTTTGGAGAACACAGGCTCTAGCTGGCAAACCTGCTGGACTCTTCTTCAGCACTGGATCGCAAGGCGGTGGTCAAGAGACTACTCC TTTGACAGCCATAACTCAGCTGGCCCATCATGGAATGATCTTTGTCCCAATTGGCTACACCTTTGGGGCAGGAATGTTTGAGATGGAGAAGGTGAAGGGTGGCAGCCCATATGGTGCAGGCACATTTGCTGGAGATGGTTCAAGATTCCCATCCGAGCTTGAGCTGGAACAGGCTTTCCACCAGGGAAAGTACTTTGCCAGCATTGCCAAGAAGCTCAAGAGTTCCTCTTGA
- the LOC135631087 gene encoding NAD(P)H dehydrogenase (quinone) FQR1 isoform X1, with protein sequence MATKIYIVYYSMYGHVAKLAEEIKKGSSSVEGVEVKLWQVPETLPEEVLVKMGAPPKSDAPIITPNDLAEADGILFGFPTRFGMMAAQFKAFLDATGGLWRTQALAGKPAGLFFSTGSQGGGQETTPLTAITQLAHHGMIFVPIGYTFGAGMFEMEKVKGGSPYGAGTFAGDGSRFPSELELEQAFHQGKYFASIAKKLKSSS encoded by the exons ATGGCGACCAAGATTTACATCGT GTATTATTCCATGTATGGGCATGTTGCAAAGCTAGCAGAAGAAATTAAGAAAGGTTCTTCATCTGTTGAAGGAGTTGAAGTGAAACTTTGGCAG GTTCCTGAGACTCTTCCTGAAGAAGTTCTTGTTAAGATGGGAGCACCTCCTAAGAGCGATGCACCAATCATTACACCAAATGATCTTGCCGAGGCAGATgggattctctttggtttcccaaCAAGGTTTGGCATGATGGCTGCACAGTTTAAAGCTTTTCTTGATGCAACTGGAGGTCTTTGGAGAACACAGGCTCTAGCTGGCAAACCTGCTGGACTCTTCTTCAGCACTGGATCGCAAGGCGGTGGTCAAGAGACTACTCC TTTGACAGCCATAACTCAGCTGGCCCATCATGGAATGATCTTTGTCCCAATTGGCTACACCTTTGGGGCAGGAATGTTTGAGATGGAGAAGGTGAAGGGTGGCAGCCCATATGGTGCAGGCACATTTGCTGGAGATGGTTCAAGATTCCCATCCGAGCTTGAGCTGGAACAGGCTTTCCACCAGGGAAAGTACTTTGCCAGCATTGCCAAGAAGCTCAAGAGTTCCTCTTGA